From a region of the Streptomyces tirandamycinicus genome:
- a CDS encoding aldo/keto reductase, with the protein MRPGRAVGTHITLGGDLTVGRLGFGALRLTGPHHWGPPARPDKAAEVARCAVELGVSFIDTADVYGLGANEELLATALHPYPPGLVVSTKAGEVRPSPQQWRVLGRPDYLRQQAELSLRRLRLERIELFQLHRVDPQVPLEEQVGALKQLQDEGKIRHIGLSEVTVEQIEQARSVARIVSVQNKYSLYDRRYEKELVHCEQEGIAFIAWKPLAGAARPARDGALARVASQTGATTTQVALAWLLHRSPVVLPIPGTASLAHLRANMAAADLVLDAGQLTLLGEG; encoded by the coding sequence GTGCGACCCGGCCGTGCCGTCGGTACACACATCACCCTGGGAGGCGACCTCACCGTCGGCCGGCTCGGCTTCGGGGCGCTCCGCCTCACCGGGCCGCACCACTGGGGTCCACCCGCCCGGCCGGACAAGGCCGCAGAGGTGGCACGGTGCGCGGTGGAGCTCGGCGTCTCGTTCATCGACACCGCCGACGTCTACGGGCTCGGCGCCAACGAGGAGCTGCTCGCCACGGCGCTGCACCCCTACCCGCCGGGCCTGGTCGTCTCCACCAAGGCGGGTGAGGTCCGGCCGAGCCCGCAGCAGTGGCGTGTGCTCGGCCGGCCCGACTATCTGCGGCAGCAGGCCGAACTCAGCCTGCGCCGGCTGCGCCTGGAGCGCATCGAGCTGTTCCAGCTGCACCGGGTCGATCCCCAGGTCCCGCTGGAGGAGCAGGTCGGAGCGCTGAAACAGCTCCAGGACGAGGGCAAGATCCGGCACATCGGGCTCTCCGAGGTCACGGTGGAGCAGATCGAGCAGGCCCGGTCGGTCGCCCGGATCGTGAGCGTACAGAACAAGTACAGCCTCTACGACCGGCGTTACGAGAAGGAGCTGGTCCACTGCGAGCAGGAGGGCATCGCCTTCATCGCCTGGAAACCGCTCGCCGGTGCGGCCCGGCCGGCCCGGGACGGTGCCCTCGCCCGGGTGGCCTCGCAGACGGGGGCGACGACGACCCAGGTGGCGCTCGCCTGGCTGCTGCACCGCTCGCCGGTCGTGCTGCCGATCCCGGGCACGGCCTCCCTGGCCCATCTGCGGGCGAACATGGCGGCGGCGGACCTCGTGCTCGACGCCGGGCAGCTGACCCTGCTCGGGGAGGGGTGA
- the rfbA gene encoding glucose-1-phosphate thymidylyltransferase RfbA: MKGIVLAGGYGSRLHPITLAVSKQLLPVNDKPLIYYPLSALMLADVRDILIIALPDDIPQLRRLLGDGSHLGISLTYAEQPVPNGLAQAFLTGAEHIGDDSVALVLGDNIFHGNGFYDLLDAHSRDIEGCVLFGYPVTDPERYGVGEVDETGRLLSLAEKPEKPRSNLAITGLYLYDNDVVEIARGIRPSARGELEITDVNRVYLEQDRAKLVTFGRGFAWLDAGTPQSLLQAGQYVQTLEDRQGVRIACLEEVALRMGFIDADACHRLGAKLSRSGYGEYVMAVASEMSP; encoded by the coding sequence GTGAAAGGAATTGTCCTGGCGGGCGGCTATGGAAGTCGTTTACACCCGATCACCCTGGCTGTTTCGAAGCAGTTGCTTCCCGTCAACGACAAGCCGCTGATCTACTACCCTCTCTCGGCGCTGATGCTGGCCGACGTTCGGGACATCCTCATCATCGCCCTGCCCGACGACATCCCCCAGCTGCGCAGGCTGCTGGGCGACGGGAGCCACCTGGGGATCTCCCTGACGTACGCCGAACAGCCCGTGCCCAACGGACTGGCACAGGCCTTCCTCACGGGAGCCGAGCACATCGGCGACGACTCGGTCGCCCTCGTCCTCGGTGACAACATCTTCCATGGAAACGGCTTCTACGACCTGCTGGACGCACACTCCCGGGACATCGAAGGATGCGTCCTCTTCGGATATCCGGTCACCGATCCCGAGCGTTACGGCGTGGGCGAGGTCGACGAAACCGGACGGCTCCTCTCCCTGGCGGAGAAGCCCGAGAAGCCGCGCTCCAATCTCGCCATCACCGGTCTCTATCTCTACGACAACGACGTCGTGGAGATCGCTCGCGGAATACGCCCGTCAGCCCGCGGTGAACTGGAAATCACCGATGTCAACCGGGTCTACCTGGAGCAGGACCGGGCCAAACTCGTCACGTTCGGCCGCGGCTTCGCCTGGCTCGACGCCGGAACCCCGCAGTCGCTGCTCCAGGCCGGCCAGTACGTGCAGACCCTGGAGGACCGGCAGGGCGTGCGGATCGCCTGCCTGGAGGAGGTCGCCCTGCGCATGGGCTTCATCGACGCGGACGCCTGCCACCGGCTGGGGGCGAAGCTGTCGCGCTCCGGGTACGGCGAGTACGTCATGGCCGTGGCGAGCGAGATGAGCCCCTGA
- a CDS encoding acyl carrier protein produces MVALTSERLFDILRECAGEEEAVTNKENAVDMKFTDLGYDSLALLETAARVSREYDVDIPEEDLSEVTTPAGFLTVVNTLLKVA; encoded by the coding sequence ATGGTGGCGCTGACAAGTGAAAGGCTCTTCGACATCCTGCGGGAGTGCGCGGGGGAAGAGGAGGCCGTAACCAACAAGGAAAACGCGGTTGACATGAAATTCACGGACCTCGGGTACGATTCGCTGGCCCTGCTGGAGACAGCGGCCCGGGTCTCGCGCGAGTACGACGTGGATATTCCCGAGGAGGACCTCTCCGAGGTCACGACCCCGGCCGGCTTCCTGACGGTTGTCAATACACTGCTGAAAGTGGCTTGA